GTTTGACTTTCAAGAGATGATTTATAACCTCCGGATGCCACTTTTTTTTATGCTTTCGGGAGTTTTTATAGAAAGAAGCCTCCAGCGGCGAGGATTTTCTGAGTTCTTGAAATACAAAGCAAATAGCATTATCTATCCTTTTTTCGTTTGGGGAATTATCCAGGTTTTAATTCAGATAGTAGCCTCTAACTATACCAACAGCCAAAAAGAGCTTTCGGATATTTTATATCTTTTTTATTACCCTAGGCTAATCGATCCTTTTTGGTTTTTGTACACACTATTTGCCGTAGTAATGGCTTATGCGGTGCTCAAGTCTTTTGTAGGAATGAACAAGATAACCTTGTTTGCCCTGAGCTTAGGCTTGTACTTCTCTTCATTTTATATCAAAACCGACCTTTTCTGCATAAATGATATCCTATTCTACTCTGTCTTTTTGGTAACAGGTATTCTATTGTCAAAGCTATTGCTTGACGAAAAATCAGAAGGGTTATTGACATCCCCTAAGTTACTGCTGATCCTATTGCCTATAGTGCTCGCAGGCCAATGGTACTGGTACACACATCACAAAGGACTTGTTTGGTTCACGGATCTTACCGGAATAGATCGCTTCTTGTTTTTGCCGATAGCTATTGTAGGCGCTATGCTCGTCTTACACATTTCCTTTTTATTAGATAAGAAAAATACACTTCCTTGGCTACGGCGTATTGGAAGTTATTCCTTATATATTTATGTGATGCACTTGATAGTAACTGGTACATCAAGAGCTATTTTACTTAAAGTATTTGGTGAAAGCGTTGCTACTTATTCAGCCATAGCCGTGATAATTCTTGGAGTATTGGTTCCAATACTTCTCTATAAAATCACAGAAAAGTTGCACATGGATTTTCTTTATGAACCGCCCAAATGGAAGCTATTAAAAGGCAAATTAACATCGGCGAAGCAATCAAAGGCTAATTGAAAATCATCTGTTTGGTGAAAGTATGACCATCCAACCTTACCCGAATAGTATAAAAGCCTGCTTCCAATTCTCTGGAAAATGAAATAGGGAAAGTACTTTTGCCAAACACTATTGTTTCAGCCAAAACCTCTCTTCCCATTGCATCAAAAATATAGACATCTACTTCTTTGTTGACAGCTTCTGAGAAGTAAATAGAAAACTGACCATTTGGAGCAGGATTTGGAAAGGTGACCAACCCTTCGTTTTTGAAGCTGTTTGCGATTGAAATTACTTTCGAATAACTGAAACTTCCATCTTGGTT
This genomic window from Flammeovirgaceae bacterium SG7u.111 contains:
- a CDS encoding acyltransferase → MKKEKNNSRKQRLGWIDYARGIAIILVVYKHAVVGFLSSKVEIHHFLFDFQEMIYNLRMPLFFMLSGVFIERSLQRRGFSEFLKYKANSIIYPFFVWGIIQVLIQIVASNYTNSQKELSDILYLFYYPRLIDPFWFLYTLFAVVMAYAVLKSFVGMNKITLFALSLGLYFSSFYIKTDLFCINDILFYSVFLVTGILLSKLLLDEKSEGLLTSPKLLLILLPIVLAGQWYWYTHHKGLVWFTDLTGIDRFLFLPIAIVGAMLVLHISFLLDKKNTLPWLRRIGSYSLYIYVMHLIVTGTSRAILLKVFGESVATYSAIAVIILGVLVPILLYKITEKLHMDFLYEPPKWKLLKGKLTSAKQSKAN